From Longimicrobium sp., a single genomic window includes:
- a CDS encoding FeoA family protein translates to MKKLSDLSPGDRGRVKKMGGEPEALRRLMEMGLMRGTAVEVVRRAPLGDPLEVKVRGFMLTLRRSEAEHIEVE, encoded by the coding sequence GTGAAGAAGCTGTCGGACCTGTCCCCCGGCGACCGCGGGCGGGTAAAGAAGATGGGCGGCGAGCCCGAGGCGCTGCGCCGTCTGATGGAAATGGGGCTGATGCGCGGCACCGCCGTCGAGGTGGTGCGGCGCGCCCCGCTGGGAGACCCGCTGGAGGTGAAGGTGCGCGGGTTCATGCTGACGCTGCGCCGAAGCGAGGCGGAGCACATCGAGGTGGAGTAG
- a CDS encoding FeoA family protein: MKLILTRSYSRWLMLSRLFRKKAAPEAPCVECPLAACATGCKASVLRMECPIDDAHRLRGMGLFEGTCVQVIDSRNGMLLEVKGSRLALGEGLASAIKVLPLAS, from the coding sequence CAGCTACTCACGCTGGCTGATGCTCTCGCGCTTGTTCCGGAAGAAGGCGGCCCCCGAGGCCCCGTGCGTCGAGTGCCCGCTGGCCGCCTGCGCCACCGGCTGCAAGGCGTCGGTGCTGCGGATGGAGTGCCCCATCGACGACGCGCACCGGCTGCGCGGCATGGGGCTGTTCGAGGGCACCTGCGTGCAGGTGATCGACTCGCGCAACGGCATGCTGCTGGAGGTAAAGGGCTCGCGGCTGGCGCTGGGCGAGGGCCTGGCGTCGGCCATCAAGGTCCTGCCGCTGGCGTCCTGA